ACGGGGACGGCCAGTTCGGTGCCCTTGACCGAGGCGTGGGTCATTTCCGAGGGGTAGTTCATGAGCGACTCGATGCCGCCCAACGACTCGGCGAGGGTGAACACAGTGGTGTTCTCCGCAACGGTCCGCGCCGCTGCTTCGCCGCCCTTGAACTGTACGGACACCATCCCGCCGAACTTCTTCATCTGCTTCGCCGCGAGATCGTGGCCGGGGTGGTCCGGCAGGCCCGGGTAGAGCACCGCCTCCACCTCGGGACGCTGCAGCAGCCATTCAGCCACGGCCTGGCCATTCTCGCTGTGGCGGTCCATGCGGACGCCCAGGGTCTTCAGGCCACGGGTTGTCAGGAACGCGTCCATGGGACCGGAGACGGCGCCCACCGCGAACTGGATAAAGCCGATCTTCTCGGCCAGTTCTGCATCCTTGACCACAAGGGCGCCACCCACGACGTCCGAGTGCCCGCCGATGTACTTGGTGGTTGAGTGGACCACGACGTCGGCACCCAAGGCGAGCGGGGTCTGCAAGTAGGGAGAGGCGAAGGTGTTGTCGACCACCAGGAGGGCCCCGGCGTCGTGCGCTACAGCGGCGAGCGCCTCGATGTCGGTGATTTTCATCATCGGGTTGGACGGCGTCTCCACCCACACAATACGTGTCTTGTTGGCCTTGACTGCCGCAGCTACTGCATCGAGGTCGGACATGTCCACGGGAGTGTTCCCAATGCCCCAGTCACCCAGTACGCGGTTGATGAGCCGGTAGGTGCCACCGTAAGCGTCGTTGCCGAGCACGATGTGGTCGCCCGGGCGGGCCAGCGCGCGGATCAGCGAGTCTTCGGCGGCGAGGCCGGAGCCGAAGGAAAACGCGGCCGATCCGCCTTCCAGGGCGGCCAGCTGTTCCTGCAGTGCGTCACGTGTTGGGTTGCCACCGCGGCCGTATTCGTAGCCGGACCGCAGGTTGCCAATGCCGTCCTGCGCGTAGGTAGTGCTGAAATGCAGCGGCGGAACGACTGCACCGGTCCGGGGCTCGAAAGCCTGTCCCGCATGAACGGCTCGCGTGTTGAATCCGGCGTTGTTGTTGGCAGTCATGGAAGCACCTCTTTGTTTCTTGAAGGTTTGTTCGTTCAGCGGGTGGATCGGGCGCACGCTTAATTACTCAGGTACGCCAGAAGGTCGTGACGGGTCAGGATGCCCACCGGGGCGCCCGCGAAGGTCACCATGACGGTATCGACGTCGGACAGCAGCTCACGGGCCGCGGAAATGGTTTCCAGCGAGCCGATCACCGGGAGGCGGTCGCCCATGTGTTCGGAGATCTTGTCCGCCAGCTTGGCTTCGCCACGGAACAGCTTGCTGGTGAGGCTTCGTTCGTCCACGGCACCCAGGACCTCGCCCATGACCACAGGCGGTTCCTGCGAGAGGACCGGAATGTGGGAGACACCGAACTCGTTCATGATGTTGATGACGTCGCGGACCGTTTCGTTCGGATGGATG
This Paenarthrobacter sp. GOM3 DNA region includes the following protein-coding sequences:
- a CDS encoding cystathionine gamma-synthase yields the protein MTANNNAGFNTRAVHAGQAFEPRTGAVVPPLHFSTTYAQDGIGNLRSGYEYGRGGNPTRDALQEQLAALEGGSAAFSFGSGLAAEDSLIRALARPGDHIVLGNDAYGGTYRLINRVLGDWGIGNTPVDMSDLDAVAAAVKANKTRIVWVETPSNPMMKITDIEALAAVAHDAGALLVVDNTFASPYLQTPLALGADVVVHSTTKYIGGHSDVVGGALVVKDAELAEKIGFIQFAVGAVSGPMDAFLTTRGLKTLGVRMDRHSENGQAVAEWLLQRPEVEAVLYPGLPDHPGHDLAAKQMKKFGGMVSVQFKGGEAAARTVAENTTVFTLAESLGGIESLMNYPSEMTHASVKGTELAVPVNLLRLSCGIEEAEDLIADLEQAFAKIS